A single genomic interval of Deltaproteobacteria bacterium harbors:
- a CDS encoding HDOD domain-containing protein — MPVVNLELLMSRVDNLPTLPMVALQVSELVNDPDCDSAHIAQVMQEDQALTSRVLALVNSAYYAIPGGVADVRRAISYLGYNTVYQLVLTVSVFQNLPAVPGTKFSIRELWKHSLGVAIASEAVAKHLKHPAPEEAFTAGLLHDIGKVAMASVAHKILEEVVQSAVQKGVTFRESEREIGLPGHDYVGRRLSEKWRLPASVQAAIGYHHSLDPRARLSLPKTAHAMADVVALADVICRRCNIGNGGDEVIPEPVQEVLDRLNLSDTALVSVADELPRAIERSKRFLELLG, encoded by the coding sequence ATGCCGGTCGTGAACCTCGAGCTCCTGATGTCCCGTGTGGACAACCTGCCTACCCTACCCATGGTAGCGCTGCAGGTCTCGGAGCTGGTGAACGACCCCGACTGCGACAGCGCGCACATCGCGCAGGTCATGCAGGAGGATCAGGCCCTCACCTCGCGGGTGCTCGCCCTCGTCAACTCCGCCTACTATGCCATCCCCGGGGGGGTGGCCGACGTGCGTCGCGCGATCTCCTACCTGGGCTACAACACGGTCTACCAGCTCGTCCTGACCGTATCGGTCTTTCAGAACCTCCCGGCGGTGCCGGGTACCAAGTTCAGCATCCGCGAGCTCTGGAAGCACTCGCTCGGCGTGGCGATCGCCTCGGAGGCGGTGGCCAAGCACCTCAAGCACCCTGCCCCCGAGGAGGCCTTCACCGCCGGCCTGCTCCACGACATCGGCAAGGTGGCGATGGCCTCCGTGGCGCACAAGATACTCGAGGAGGTGGTCCAGTCCGCCGTGCAGAAGGGGGTGACCTTCCGCGAGAGCGAGCGCGAGATCGGGCTGCCGGGGCACGACTACGTCGGACGCCGGCTCTCGGAGAAGTGGCGCCTGCCGGCGAGCGTGCAGGCGGCCATCGGCTACCACCACAGCCTCGACCCGCGGGCGCGCCTCTCGCTACCGAAGACGGCGCACGCGATGGCGGACGTCGTGGCGCTCGCGGACGTGATCTGTCGGCGCTGCAACATCGGAAACGGCGGGGACGAAGTGATCCCCGAGCCGGTGCAGGAGGTCCTCGATCGGCTGAACCTGAGCGACACGGCGCTCGTGAGCGTGGCGGACGAGCTGCCGCGGGCCATCGAGCGGTCGAAGCGGTTCTTGGAGCTCCTCGGGTAA
- a CDS encoding YcbK family protein, with product MRCVLVLAAVLVAIPRPARPEAGGVLLVNLRTGERLEVAPFPLPPPAALNRFFRCGRDRRYTLMDPRLVLSLLDAAKRLSRRRVEVLSAFRTRGLNEALREAGHKVALRSRHVHGQALDIRLPGVPVTDLCAYFRRYPPGGVGCYHKQGFVHIDVGPVRFWSG from the coding sequence ATGCGGTGCGTGCTGGTTCTGGCGGCGGTCCTCGTGGCGATCCCTCGACCGGCGCGTCCCGAGGCCGGCGGGGTCCTGCTCGTGAACCTGCGCACGGGCGAGCGTCTCGAGGTCGCCCCCTTTCCGCTGCCCCCGCCCGCCGCGCTGAATCGCTTCTTCCGCTGCGGGCGAGACCGCCGCTACACCCTGATGGACCCTCGCCTCGTGCTCAGCCTGCTCGACGCCGCGAAGCGGCTCTCGCGCAGGCGCGTCGAGGTCCTGTCGGCCTTCCGGACCCGCGGCCTGAACGAGGCCCTGCGCGAGGCCGGACACAAGGTGGCCCTGCGCAGCCGGCACGTCCACGGCCAGGCGCTCGACATCCGACTCCCCGGAGTGCCCGTCACCGACCTCTGCGCGTACTTTCGCCGCTATCCGCCAGGCGGCGTGGGCTGTTACCATAAGCAAGGATTCGTGCACATCGACGTGGGACCCGTTAGATTCTGGTCCGGTTGA
- a CDS encoding response regulator, whose protein sequence is MSSNSAPPGLQIDALQLLTDLAEAMLIVERPERTILATNPRCEDVTGYGAGELVGGRLDLLAAERVVSRVPPLDFANLLSRPGLHEEVPLRRRDGSHFVASVHVSVSEDPRQQIALLLLRDQTARLMLERELITKHMALREAYQDLERMNSEITTANAELKTTRRHLMQLEKMATIGKFAAGVAHEVNNPMTFVLQNLQLLQSYAGYIVPIVSSHLARHGDRTGEPGLLEEIRGELHQVIDETLQGADRVSRLVKQLHAFSNVSDQAATLTDLRQILETSIMMVQNQIRYRARLERHFFETPRVVCVPGQISQVLVNLLVNAMQALEGRDFEGNVIVVRLSTRGDMILLEVEDNGCGIAPEHLGRVLDPFFTTKPAGKGTGLGLALSASVVHQHGGTIEVESQLGTGTTVRVLLPIQSPHKVGTRITDAVEPVAHQARILLVDDEETLLRASQRSFGRQHQVRTALGPNEALLRLAEDSQVDLVLSDLMMPDMDGLSLCREILVRYPHLKGRVMLMTGGVFTDAVQAEISASGLQVLRKPFDGQDLQRALSAVGGPRLE, encoded by the coding sequence ATGTCGTCCAACAGCGCGCCACCCGGTCTGCAGATCGACGCCCTTCAGCTCCTCACCGACCTGGCCGAGGCGATGCTGATCGTGGAGCGCCCCGAGCGCACGATCCTCGCCACCAATCCGCGCTGCGAGGACGTGACCGGCTACGGGGCCGGCGAACTGGTGGGCGGGCGGCTCGACCTCCTCGCGGCCGAACGCGTGGTCAGCCGCGTCCCCCCGCTGGACTTCGCGAACCTCCTCTCGCGCCCCGGGCTGCACGAAGAGGTCCCCCTGCGCCGTCGGGACGGCTCGCACTTCGTGGCCTCGGTCCACGTCTCGGTCAGCGAGGATCCGCGCCAGCAGATCGCCCTGCTCCTGCTGCGCGATCAGACCGCGCGCCTCATGCTCGAGCGCGAGCTCATCACCAAGCACATGGCGCTTCGCGAGGCCTACCAGGACCTCGAGCGCATGAACTCCGAGATCACCACCGCGAACGCCGAGCTCAAGACCACGCGGCGCCACCTCATGCAGCTCGAGAAGATGGCCACCATCGGCAAGTTTGCCGCCGGGGTGGCGCACGAGGTCAATAACCCCATGACCTTCGTGCTGCAGAATCTGCAGCTCCTGCAGAGCTACGCGGGCTATATCGTGCCGATCGTGAGCAGCCACCTCGCGCGCCACGGTGACCGGACCGGTGAGCCCGGCCTGCTCGAGGAGATCCGTGGCGAGCTGCACCAGGTGATCGACGAGACGCTCCAGGGCGCGGACCGCGTGAGCCGGCTCGTGAAGCAGCTCCACGCCTTCTCGAACGTGAGCGACCAGGCGGCCACGCTCACCGACCTGCGGCAGATCCTCGAGACCTCGATCATGATGGTCCAGAACCAGATCCGCTATCGCGCGCGCCTCGAGCGGCACTTCTTCGAGACGCCGCGGGTGGTCTGCGTGCCGGGCCAGATCAGCCAGGTCCTGGTGAACCTGCTCGTGAACGCGATGCAGGCCCTCGAGGGGCGCGACTTCGAGGGCAACGTGATCGTCGTGCGGCTCTCGACCCGCGGCGACATGATCCTGCTCGAGGTCGAGGACAACGGGTGCGGCATCGCCCCCGAGCACCTAGGGCGCGTGCTCGACCCCTTCTTCACCACCAAGCCGGCGGGCAAGGGGACGGGGCTCGGCCTCGCGCTCTCCGCGAGCGTCGTGCACCAGCACGGCGGCACGATCGAGGTGGAGAGTCAGCTCGGGACGGGGACGACGGTGCGCGTCCTGCTCCCCATCCAGAGCCCCCACAAGGTCGGCACGCGCATCACGGACGCCGTGGAGCCGGTGGCGCACCAGGCCCGCATCCTCCTCGTGGACGACGAGGAGACCCTGCTCCGGGCCTCGCAGCGGAGCTTCGGGCGCCAGCACCAGGTGCGCACGGCGCTCGGTCCGAATGAGGCGCTCCTGCGGCTCGCCGAGGACTCGCAGGTGGATCTGGTCCTGTCGGACCTCATGATGCCGGACATGGACGGGCTGAGCCTCTGCCGCGAGATCCTGGTCCGGTATCCCCACCTGAAGGGGCGGGTCATGCTCATGACCGGCGGGGTCTTCACCGACGCTGTGCAGGCCGAGATCAGCGCTTCGGGGCTGCAGGTGCTCCGCAAGCCGTTCGACGGGCAGGATCTGCAGCGGGCGCTGTCGGCGGTGGGGGGGCCGCGTCTCGAGTAG
- a CDS encoding HDOD domain-containing protein translates to MQSPDGKTTGAGIGGEPPAGLMSLALEERVLERITKGDVSVPPYPAIATRVSQIVARADFDMKELCRNIAADQALAAEIIRMANSAAFRSTEPVTTLERAVTRIGTKELTRVVMALTIGASACGAGPLVTLKRRVWQEALISAVFCHQVGPRIGVEGSDAFIAGLLHDFGKTIALAVFEQIWAADKEAQVMPETFWREALERYHIELGMVVAAKWNLPDMLATVMAHHHDPQAAGDHQRIAELLLLSDEVAGALYQGKQLAADDLPRPVWFTNSGLRAFAAAVLPQIPPLVSGLEATGAQPKAAPVVKAGARPASAVAPSDTTLWGPRHPADFQVMSRSKTTPGQYTARSMTAQGLEMAGPPALPINHLAKLTVQGWGANFDIWANVMLCAKEGTAHRLELQLFGLDGPTQDSWLALFREAGKRASGK, encoded by the coding sequence ATGCAGAGCCCTGACGGGAAGACGACGGGCGCCGGAATAGGGGGGGAACCGCCGGCGGGACTCATGAGCCTCGCGCTCGAGGAGCGCGTGCTGGAACGCATCACCAAGGGCGACGTCTCCGTGCCGCCCTACCCGGCCATCGCGACGCGCGTGAGCCAGATCGTGGCCCGCGCGGACTTCGACATGAAAGAGCTCTGCCGCAACATCGCGGCGGACCAGGCTCTGGCCGCGGAGATCATCCGCATGGCCAACTCCGCGGCCTTTCGCTCCACGGAGCCCGTGACCACGCTCGAACGGGCGGTGACCCGCATCGGGACGAAGGAGCTCACGCGCGTCGTCATGGCCCTGACCATCGGGGCCAGCGCGTGCGGTGCCGGACCGCTCGTCACGCTGAAGCGCCGGGTCTGGCAGGAGGCGCTCATCAGCGCGGTCTTCTGCCACCAGGTGGGTCCGCGCATCGGGGTGGAGGGGAGCGACGCCTTCATCGCCGGGCTCCTGCACGACTTCGGCAAGACGATCGCGCTCGCGGTCTTCGAGCAAATCTGGGCCGCTGACAAGGAGGCCCAGGTGATGCCAGAGACCTTCTGGCGGGAGGCTCTCGAGCGCTACCACATCGAGCTGGGCATGGTGGTCGCAGCCAAGTGGAATCTGCCGGACATGCTGGCCACGGTGATGGCGCACCACCACGACCCGCAGGCGGCAGGCGACCACCAGCGGATCGCCGAGCTTCTGCTTCTGTCCGACGAGGTAGCGGGGGCGCTCTACCAGGGCAAGCAGCTCGCCGCCGACGACCTGCCCCGGCCCGTCTGGTTCACGAACTCGGGACTGCGCGCCTTCGCGGCGGCGGTGCTGCCGCAGATCCCCCCGCTCGTCTCGGGCCTCGAGGCGACGGGCGCTCAGCCCAAGGCTGCGCCCGTGGTCAAGGCGGGGGCGCGTCCGGCCTCCGCGGTAGCCCCCTCGGACACGACCCTCTGGGGGCCGCGCCATCCGGCGGACTTCCAGGTCATGAGCCGATCGAAGACCACGCCGGGGCAGTACACGGCGCGCAGCATGACGGCGCAGGGGCTCGAGATGGCGGGTCCCCCGGCGCTGCCGATCAACCACCTGGCCAAGCTCACGGTCCAGGGGTGGGGGGCCAACTTCGACATCTGGGCCAACGTGATGCTCTGCGCCAAGGAGGGGACGGCGCATCGCCTGGAGCTGCAGCTCTTCGGACTGGACGGCCCGACGCAGGACAGCTGGCTCGCGCTCTTTCGCGAGGCCGGCAAGCGGGCGAGCGGGAAGTAA